From one Vanacampus margaritifer isolate UIUO_Vmar chromosome 12, RoL_Vmar_1.0, whole genome shotgun sequence genomic stretch:
- the prorsd1 gene encoding prolyl-tRNA synthetase associated domain-containing protein 1: MSGELRAELEKHLEALNIETTCVDHPPVFTVEEMMPHLQDVSGAVTKNLFLKDKKKKTLWLVSARHDRQVNLNELAKKLSVGSGNLRFADEATMLDKLKVGQGCATALALLFDKDRNVTLVLDRDLLEGGHNMVYFHPMTNSATLGMRPPDLLRFLQDTGHEPVLEDFE; this comes from the exons atgtccgGGGAGCTGCGGGCAGAATTGGAGAAACATTTGGAGGCTTTAAACATCGAGACGACTTGCGTGGATCACCCGCCG GTTTTCACGGTGGAGGAGATGATGCCTCATCTCCAGGATGTGAGCGGCGCCGTCACCAAGAACCTTTTCCTcaaagacaagaagaagaaaactttGTGGTTGGTGTCAGCGCGTCACGACCGACAG GTGAATCTGAACGAGCTGGCCAAGAAGCTGTCAGTGGGCAGCGGGAACCTTCGCTTTGCAGACGAGGCCACCATGCTGGACAAACTCAAG GTGGGTCAGGGATGCGCCACGGCTCTGGCTCTGCTCTTCGACAAGGACCGCAACGTCACCTTGGTCCTGGACCGGGACCTGCTGGAAGGGGGCCACAACATGGTCTACTTCCACCCCATGACCAACAGCGCCACCTTGGGGATGAGGCCCCCAGACCTGCTGCGCTTCCTCCAGGACACTGGACACGAGCCCGTCCTGGAGGACTTTGAGTAG
- the LOC144061113 gene encoding melanopsin-A-like: MSATRHHTFISRTGTGTGAWTTATLTGSGSPVDAYRPSELQSAAEASPTAAMASRVPHPFPTVDVPDHAHYTIGSVILAIGITGLIGNFMVIYAFSRSRSLRTPPNMFIINLAITDLLMCVTQAPVFFTSSMHKRWIFGEKACELYAFCGALFGICSMITLMVIAVDRYFVITRPLTSIGVLSRKRALAILAAAWAYSLGWSLPPFFGWSAYVPEGLLTSCTWDYMTFTPSVRAYTMLLFVFVFFLPLLVIVYCYVFIFRAIRNTNKTVGKMSGSGVHAHVASRDSTKSFHRLQNEWKMAKIALIVILLYVVSWSPYSAVALTAFAGYADMLTPYMNSVPAVIAKASAIHNPIIYAITHPKYRVALAKYIPGLGTLLCVRPMDLRSAGSSFVSTRRSTVSSQTSDTSAHFRRLSKSRRSSASDSESVLTDTEADLPSLSSRPASRQVSCDISRDTAEFPEFKPSSSFKGKMKNHDSGIFERTSFDTDISMIGVSERGSIPNSGDLADAHVSRSVLSRIPSIVVTSESSPFLPIGRSSSRSTRAKATYSSTGAGSG; the protein is encoded by the exons ATGAGTGCCACGCGCCACCACACCTTTATCTCCCGCACCGGCACCGGCACCGGCGCCTGGACCACCGCCACCTTGACCGGCTCGGGCTCTCCCGTGGACGCGTACCGGCCCTCGGAGCTGCAAAGCGCCGCCGAAGCCTCGCCCACG GCGGCGATGGCGAGCCGGGTCCCTCACCCGTTCCCAACCGTGGACGTGCCGGACCACGCCCACTACACCATCGGCTCCGTCATCCTCGCCATCGGCATCACCGGGTTGATCGGCAACTTCATGGTCATCTACGCTTTCAGCAG gagcCGCAGCCTGCGCACGCCCCCCAACATGTTCATCATCAACTTGGCCATCACTGACCTGCTGATGTGCGTCACGCAGGCGCCCGTCTTCTTCACCAGCAGCATGCACAAGAGGTGGATCTTTGGCGAGAaag cgTGTGAGCTGTACGCGTTCTGCGGCGCGCTCTTTGGCATCTGCTCCATGATCACGCTGATGGTGATCGCCGTGGACCGCTACTTTGTCATCACGCGACCTCTGACCTCCATTGGTGTGTTGTCACGGAAACGAGCCCTTGCCATCCTGGCGGCCGCTTGGGCGTACTCACTGGGGTGGAGTTTGCCGCCTTTCTTCGGATGGA GCGCGTACGTGCCCGAGGGGCTGCTAACGTCGTGCACGTGGGACTACATGACGTTCACGCCGTCGGTGCGAGCGTACACCATGCTGCTGTTCGTCTTCGTCTTCTTCCTGCCGCTGCTCGTCATCGTCTACTGTTACGTCTTCATCTTCAGAGCCATACGCAACACCAACAA GACGGTGGGCAAGATGAGCGGGAGCGGCGTGCACGCCCACGTGGCTTCCCGCGACTCCACCAAGTCCTTCCACCGGCTGCAGAACGAGTGGAAGATGGCCAAGATCGCGCTGATCGTCATCCTGCTCTACGTGGTGTCCTGGTCGCCGTACTCCGCCGTGGCCCTCACCGCCTTCGCCGG GTACGCTGACATGTTGACGCCCTACATGAATTCCGTGCCTGCCGTCATCGCCAAGGCTTCGGCCATCCACAACCCCATCATCTACGCCATCACGCACCCTAAGTACAG GGTGGCGTTGGCCAAGTACATCCCGGGTCTCGGCACTCTTCTGTGCGTGCGTCCTATGGACCTTCGCTCGGCCGGCAGCAGTTTCGTGTCCACGCGGCGTTCCACCGTCTCCAGCCAGACCTCCGACACCAGCGCGCACTTCCGACGACTCAGCAAGAGTCGCCGTTCTTCGGCCTCCGACAGCGAGTCG GTTTTAACAGACACGGAGGCGGACCTGCCCAGTCTGAGCTCTCGGCCTGCCAGCCGCCAAGTGTCCTGCGACATCAGTAGGGACACGGCAGAATTCCCCGAATTCAAACCGTCATCCAGCTTCAAGGGGAAAATGAAAAACCATGACTCGGGAATCTTTGAGAGG ACGTCTTTTGACACGGATATTTCCATGATTGGCGTCAGTGAACGTGGCAGCATTCCTAAC AGCGGCGACTTGGCAGACGCTCACGTGAGCAGAAGCGTGCTAAGTCGCATCCCGAGCATCGTCGTTACCTCTGAGTCCAGCCCCTTCCTCCCCATTGGACGCAGCAGCTCACGCTCCACCCGCGCCAAGGCCACCTACAGCAGCACGGGGGCGGGCTCTGGTTGA